The following is a genomic window from Geminicoccaceae bacterium.
ACCGATGTCGCGTACCCGGAATAGGGAGCAACGTAGAGCACCCGCGGCTGCCCGCGACCGCGCCTGAAGCCCAGCAGGCGGGTGAAGGCAGACGGCGACGCCAGTTCCTGAATTTCGACAGGTGCCGCCAGATCATGCCGGACGGCATCCTCCAGCGTCATCGCATCGTGGCGCGACGAGCCGATGGAGCGGCGGATCAGTTCGGCCTGAGCGGCAACCAGCGGCGGCAAGGCCCCCGTCTGCCGCGCCAGGCCAAGCCAAGTGTCCCATTGGCGCCGCTGGAAGTCGAAGAAATCATAGAACATCCGATCAGGCGGCCGCCGTCGTATCGGCGAGGACGCGTTCCATGGCTTCGATGGCCTCGCGGGCACGCGAACCGTCAGGTCCGCCACCCTGCGCGAAATCGGGGCGGCCACCGCCGCCCTTGCCACCGACCGCGGCGACACCGGCCCGCAGCACGGCCACGGCATCGACCCTGTCCTTCAGGCCTTCGCTGACCGTCACGACGAGGGCGGCCTTGCCGTCATTGACGGCGATCAACGCCGCCACGCCGTCACCCATCTCCTTTCTGATACTGTCGGCAACACTGCGAAGATCCTTCGCAGGCAGACCTTCAACGACACGGGAAGAAAACGCGATACCACCGATCTCCCGTACGGCACCGGCCTCATCCCGCTCGCCCGCCGCCATCTTGCGTCGAAGCTCCGCCAGTTCCTGTTCCAGACGTCGCCGCTCATCGAGCAACCCGCGAACGCGGGTCGCAATCTCCGCAGGCGGCACCTTGAGGGCCGATGCGGTATCGTCCAGCCACGACTCCTCGGTCCGCACATGCTCCAGCGCACCCTCACCGGTCAGCGCCTCGATCCGGCGGATACCGGAAGCCACCGCACCTTCGGAGACGATCTTGAACAGGGCGATGTCGCCGGTACGTCCAACATGCGTACCGCCACACAGCTCCATCGAGTAGATTTCGCCATCCTCGTCGAGACCCATGGTGACCACTCGTACCTCGTCACCATATTTCTCGCCGAACAGCGCCATGGCGCCCGCGTCGATGGCGTCGCGCTGGGCCATCACCCGCACTTTCGCGTCATCGTTGCGGCGCAGGAAATGGTTCACCTCGGCTTCGACCGCGGTGACGTCCTCATGGGTCAGCGATCGCGGATGGCTGAAATCGAAGCGCAACCGGTCGGGCGCGACCAGCGAGCCCTTCTGTGCGACATGCTCTCCCAGCCGCCCGCGCAGGGCCGCATGCAGGAGATGGGTGGCGGAATGCGCCCGACGCAACTGCCGACGCCGTTCGCGGTCGATTTCCATCGACACGCCCGCATCGCGGACAAGCGTGCCTTCCTCGACTTCGCCGACATGTACCCAGAGATCGCCCAGCTTCTTCTGCGTGTCCCCGATCCGCACGCGCAGCCCCTTCGCGGTCGCCATGCCAGTGTCGCCGATCTGGCCACCGGATTCGCCGTAGAACACCGTCTGGTTGGTGACGAACGATACCCGGTCGCCAACCACGGCCTCGTCGACCTCCCGACCGTCGCGGACAATGGCCAGTACCTGCGCGTCACACCGCTCGGCACCGTATCCGAGGAACTCGGTCGCACCATGGCGTTCGCGAATGTCGAACCACAGGCCCTCGACCGTGGCCTCGCCCGAGCCTTTCCAGTGTCTGCGTGCCTCGGCCCGCTGCCGTTCCATGGCAACCTTGAAGCCGTCCTCGTCGACCGAACGCCCTTCGGCCCGCAGGGCATCCTGGGTGAGATCGAGCGGGAATCCGTAAGTGTCGTACAACTTGAATGCCGTTTCGCCCGACAGCGGCATCCCCTCGGGCAGGTCACGGGTTTCATCCTCGAGCAGACGCAGGCCGCGCTCCAGCGTCCGGCGGAAATTGGTTTCCTCCAGCCGAAGCCATTCGATGATCGATGCTTCGGCCCGCCGCAATTCGGGAAAAGCATCCCCCATGAGACCGACCAGCACAGGCACAAGTCGCCACATCAGGGGTTCCCTGGCGCCCAGCATGTGGGCATGGCGCATGCCGCGGCGCATGATCCGCCGCAGGACATAGCCGCGCCCCTCGTTCGATGGCGACACGCCGTCAGCCAGCAGGAAGGATGCGGCGCGCAGATGGTCGGCGATGACCTTGTGCGAGGGCGCATTGCGTCCCTCGGCCGGTGCACCGGTCAGCTCCACGCTCTGTTCGATGATGCGGGCGAACAGGTCGATCTCGTAATTGTCGTGCTTGCCCTGCAGGACGGCGGCGATCCGCTCAAGCCCCATGCCCGTGTCGATGGACGGTCGCGGGAGGTCGATCCGCGTCTCCCTGTCGACCTGTTCGAACTGCATGAAAACGAGATTCCAGATCTCGATGAAACGGTCGCCATCCTCGTCGGGACTGCCGGGAGGACCGCCGGGAATATGCGAACCGTGATCGAAGAAGATCTCCGAACAGGGACCGCAGGGGCCGGTATCGCCCATCGCCCAGAAATTGTCGGATGTGGGAATGCGGATGATCCGGCTCTCGGGCAGGCCCGCGATCTTGCGCCAGAGGTCGAAGGCCTGGTCGTCCGTGTGATAGACAGTCGCCAGCAGCCGGTCGGCCGGAAGCCCGAATTCGCGGGTCACCAGGGTCCACGCCGCGTCGATGGCCTCCTCCTTGAAATAGTCGCCAAACGAGAAATTGCCCAGCATCTCGAAGAAGGTATGGTGACGCGCCGTATATCCGACATTGTCGAGGTCATTGTGCTTGCCGCCGGCACGCACGCATTTCTGCGATGTGACCGCCCGCTTGTAGTCGCGCTGTTCGACACCGGTGAAGAGATTCTTGAACTGCACCATGCCGGCGTTGGTGAACAACAGCGTGGGATCGTTGTGCGGTACCAGCGAGGACGATGGCACCACCTCGTGTCCCCGGCCGGCAAAGAAGTCGAGGAAAGCCTGGCGAATGTCGTTGACGGTCTGCATGAGATTTCCGGCTGGAACTGGATCATTGCCGCCCTTCATAGCGACCCCGTCGGTTCGGGGAAAGCGTCTCGACCACGGGCTTATCCACGGTCGCCTCGATAATCGGCTACATTCCCCTCAAAGTTTAGTTTTTCCCATAAACTTTCTCCAATTACGCGTCGTTTCGGTAAAATTCCCCGTCAGCCCGCGGCAACCGCCAGGGAACTCCTGGTTTCCGTTTTTCGAACATGGATGTCTCTTTCGGGATAACCGAACAGATAGCCCTGTCCGAGGTCGATGCCGATCCGGCGCAGCATCCGTGCCTGATCCTCGGTCTCGACCATTTCCGCAATGGTCGTCACGCCGAGACTTTTGCATAATTCCGTCATTGCCGTGACGATCGAGGCATCGCGCTCGTTGTCGAGAAGGTTCCTGACATAACCTCCGTCGACCTTCACATGATCTACCTTGAGCGAACGGATGTAATGGAATGCCGAGGCTCCCGCGCCGAAGTCGTCGAGACCCACCAGGTTTCCCCGCGCGCGGATATGTTCCAGCACTTTCGCCATCTTTTCCAGATCGCGGATCTCCGCCGATTCGGTGATTTCAAACATGATGGAACGGGCCAGCGAACCGGCGCTGCCCAAGACCTTCTCCAGCTCCTTGATGAAGCGTTCCTGTTCGAGCGAACGGGTCGAAAGGTTGACGGCGATCCGGGGGCGGCCGCGGCTGGAGGGGATGCGGGAGAGGTATTCGAGAACCTTGCGCACGACCGCAAGGTCGAAGTCGATCGTGATCCCGACATCCTCGGCGAAGGATACCACCTCGAACGTCATCCCCCACCCGCGAAACCGGCTCAGAGCCTCGTAATGATGGATCTTGCGGGTCGCGAGCTCGACGATTGGCTGGTAGACGACATCGAACTCCAGACGCTGGACCATGTTGCGGAAACGCGCAATCCGCTCCACGGTCGCCTTGTAGCTCTGCTGCAGCGCATCGCCGAGGGAACTGACATGGAAATCGCCCTGAAGCTCGCCGGCACATGACTTGAGCACATGCACCAGCGCCTGCGATGCCTCTGCCCGCGAGAGCGATGGCTCGGCGAGCTGAACGGTCTGCGTGTCGAAGGTAAGGTCGAGATCGCCGGCCACCTCCCGGGCAATCTCGTTCAACTGTTCATCGAGGTCTGCTCCGCCTCGCTCGCGTACCACGCCGAAAACCCCGTCTTCGAGGATGCCGGCCGATGTGCCGTCGATCGAGATGCTGCGCAGGAATCCGCCCAGGGAACCGAGCAGCCGGGAGAGATCGTCGGCAGGCATGCCGGCGGCCGCATCGAGCCCCTGGACCCGGACCATTGCCAGTTCGCGATCCTGCCCCAGATCCCGCGCATCGGCGAGATGACGCTCGGCCATGTCGACAAAGCTCTCGCGTTCCAGCAATCCCGTGACCTTGTCGTAGACGCGGTCGGCGAAGCCGCATCCCGGAGGAAGCTTGCTGACGGCGACCCGGATCAGCCCGTCGTCGACGACCTTGATGGCACGCATCATGGTCGGTACCGGACAGGCACTTATCTGCAGGTGAACCGGACCGACAAGCTGCCGGGTCGGCAGTTGCGCCATCACCCGGCGGCAGGTCTCGATATCGCGCGCCTCGAGCAGGCTCTCGAATGGAGAGCCGATCAGCGCTTCGACGGAACGCGATGTCATGCTCGTCGTCGAACCGGCAGCGAAGGTGACCTGCCCCTGGGAATCCAGCTCGAGGAGAAGATCCGCAGCGGCGAAGGCAAAGCTGACGTAACGGTCTCGTTCTGCTTTCAAGTGACAGGCCTCTGGCAAGTGACAGACGTCGGGTCGATGACCGAGCTGGACACAGTGAGTGTGTGGATATTGCAGACCACACAATGAATCCTGAGTTAAATTTCAGGCCTGGAACCGTCCAAAGTGTCGGGAATTTCGCCAGGTGGAGCAAGAAAACCCGCCCAAACGCACATGGCGTAACGGTGGCCATGTCCCCGGGGCGGTGCTAGAAGGGCGCCGTTCCCGGAAAATCTTCGAACGGCACCGACCATGGATCAGGCGATCATCAGGACAAGCAGGGCATGGCCCATCATCGAGGCCATGGCCCTGTTGCAGCGGGTCGAGAAAAATCCGCCACCAAAGGGATTCGTGCTGTTCGAGACCGGCTACGGGCCTTCGGGGCTGCCGCATATCGGCACGTTCGCCGAAGTGTTCCGCACGACGCTCATCCGGCGGGCCTTTTCGCTCATCAGCGATATTCCCACCGAGTTGTATGCCTTTTCGGATGACATGGATGGCCTGCGCAAGGTTCCGGACAATGTTCCCAATGCAGAGATGTTGCAGGACTACCTGCAAAAGCCCCTGACCAGCATTCCCGACCCGTTCGGCACACATGACAGTTACGGCCACCACATGAACGCGCGGTTGCAGGCGTTCCTCGATGCTTTCGGCTTCGATTACAGCTTCAAGAGCGCCACCGACTGCTACCGGGCCGGCCTGTTCGACGACGTTCTGCTGCGCGTGGTCGAACGTCACGAAGCCATCTGCAACGTCGTCAAGCCACATCTGGGCTCCGAACGCCGGGCCACCTACAGTCCCATCCTTCCCATCTCGCCGAAGACCGGCCGTGTCCTGCAGGTTCCGCTGGAGGAAACCCATCCCGATCGCGGGACAATCGTGTTCCGCGACGAGGACGGCACGCTGACCGAGATCGAGGTCACGGGGGGAGCGTGCAAGCTGCAATGGCGGGCCGACTGGGCGCTGCGCTGGACGGCTCTCGAGGTCGATTACGAGATGTCGGGCAAGGACCTGATCGATTCGGTGAAGCTCGGCAGCCAGATCTGCCGGATCATGGGCGGCACGCCGCCCAACAATCTGACCTACGAACTGTTCCTCGACCAGAACGGCGAGAAGATATCCAAGTCGCGTGGCAACGGCCTCACCATCGAGGAATGGCTGCGCTACGGGACAAGGGAAAGTCTCCAGCTGTTTCTCTACCAGAGTCCGAAGAAGGCCAAGCGGCTCTATTTCGACGTCATTCCGCGTCAGGTCGACGACTACCAGTCCTTCATCGATGCCTGGCAGGAGCAGGATGACGAAAAGAAGCTGGGCAACCCGGTCTGGCATATCCATGCCGGCCATCCGCCGGCGGTCAGCACACCTGTCAGCTTCACCATGCTGCTCAATCTTGCGGCCGTGGTGAATGCCGAGGAGCCGTCGGTGCTCTGGAGTTTCATCCAGCGCTATGCGCCGGACTGCACGCCGCAGAGCAATCCCTACATGGCGACACTCGTCGATGGGGCAATCGCCTATTACCAGGATCGTATCAAGCCCGAGAAGGCCTACCGGGAGCCGGACATCCGCGAGCGTGCCGCCCTGCTGGAACTGCGCAACTGGCTCTCCGGGCTTCCTGCCGGCACCGATGGCCGCGACATCCAGAACGAGATCTACGAGATCGGCAAGCGCCATCGTTTCGACAATCTGCGCGACTGGTTCAAGGTGCTCTACGAGGTCCTGCTCGGCCAGAGCGAGGGGCCGCGGTTCGGCTCGTTCGTCGAGATCTACGGCCTAC
Proteins encoded in this region:
- the alaS gene encoding alanine--tRNA ligase, producing MQTVNDIRQAFLDFFAGRGHEVVPSSSLVPHNDPTLLFTNAGMVQFKNLFTGVEQRDYKRAVTSQKCVRAGGKHNDLDNVGYTARHHTFFEMLGNFSFGDYFKEEAIDAAWTLVTREFGLPADRLLATVYHTDDQAFDLWRKIAGLPESRIIRIPTSDNFWAMGDTGPCGPCSEIFFDHGSHIPGGPPGSPDEDGDRFIEIWNLVFMQFEQVDRETRIDLPRPSIDTGMGLERIAAVLQGKHDNYEIDLFARIIEQSVELTGAPAEGRNAPSHKVIADHLRAASFLLADGVSPSNEGRGYVLRRIMRRGMRHAHMLGAREPLMWRLVPVLVGLMGDAFPELRRAEASIIEWLRLEETNFRRTLERGLRLLEDETRDLPEGMPLSGETAFKLYDTYGFPLDLTQDALRAEGRSVDEDGFKVAMERQRAEARRHWKGSGEATVEGLWFDIRERHGATEFLGYGAERCDAQVLAIVRDGREVDEAVVGDRVSFVTNQTVFYGESGGQIGDTGMATAKGLRVRIGDTQKKLGDLWVHVGEVEEGTLVRDAGVSMEIDRERRRQLRRAHSATHLLHAALRGRLGEHVAQKGSLVAPDRLRFDFSHPRSLTHEDVTAVEAEVNHFLRRNDDAKVRVMAQRDAIDAGAMALFGEKYGDEVRVVTMGLDEDGEIYSMELCGGTHVGRTGDIALFKIVSEGAVASGIRRIEALTGEGALEHVRTEESWLDDTASALKVPPAEIATRVRGLLDERRRLEQELAELRRKMAAGERDEAGAVREIGGIAFSSRVVEGLPAKDLRSVADSIRKEMGDGVAALIAVNDGKAALVVTVSEGLKDRVDAVAVLRAGVAAVGGKGGGGRPDFAQGGGPDGSRAREAIEAMERVLADTTAAA
- a CDS encoding EAL domain-containing protein, yielding MKAERDRYVSFAFAAADLLLELDSQGQVTFAAGSTTSMTSRSVEALIGSPFESLLEARDIETCRRVMAQLPTRQLVGPVHLQISACPVPTMMRAIKVVDDGLIRVAVSKLPPGCGFADRVYDKVTGLLERESFVDMAERHLADARDLGQDRELAMVRVQGLDAAAGMPADDLSRLLGSLGGFLRSISIDGTSAGILEDGVFGVVRERGGADLDEQLNEIAREVAGDLDLTFDTQTVQLAEPSLSRAEASQALVHVLKSCAGELQGDFHVSSLGDALQQSYKATVERIARFRNMVQRLEFDVVYQPIVELATRKIHHYEALSRFRGWGMTFEVVSFAEDVGITIDFDLAVVRKVLEYLSRIPSSRGRPRIAVNLSTRSLEQERFIKELEKVLGSAGSLARSIMFEITESAEIRDLEKMAKVLEHIRARGNLVGLDDFGAGASAFHYIRSLKVDHVKVDGGYVRNLLDNERDASIVTAMTELCKSLGVTTIAEMVETEDQARMLRRIGIDLGQGYLFGYPERDIHVRKTETRSSLAVAAG
- a CDS encoding lysine--tRNA ligase, yielding MDQAIIRTSRAWPIIEAMALLQRVEKNPPPKGFVLFETGYGPSGLPHIGTFAEVFRTTLIRRAFSLISDIPTELYAFSDDMDGLRKVPDNVPNAEMLQDYLQKPLTSIPDPFGTHDSYGHHMNARLQAFLDAFGFDYSFKSATDCYRAGLFDDVLLRVVERHEAICNVVKPHLGSERRATYSPILPISPKTGRVLQVPLEETHPDRGTIVFRDEDGTLTEIEVTGGACKLQWRADWALRWTALEVDYEMSGKDLIDSVKLGSQICRIMGGTPPNNLTYELFLDQNGEKISKSRGNGLTIEEWLRYGTRESLQLFLYQSPKKAKRLYFDVIPRQVDDYQSFIDAWQEQDDEKKLGNPVWHIHAGHPPAVSTPVSFTMLLNLAAVVNAEEPSVLWSFIQRYAPDCTPQSNPYMATLVDGAIAYYQDRIKPEKAYREPDIRERAALLELRNWLSGLPAGTDGRDIQNEIYEIGKRHRFDNLRDWFKVLYEVLLGQSEGPRFGSFVEIYGLPETVALIDAAIDRGSLADAG